CTTCTCGTTGCATGATGTCCAGGAATTGCTTGTCTTCAATGGAGGGTGCCTTTTGTTCGTCGTAAGGTGTCCGCTTGAAGACGGTGGTGCCGAAGTTGACGGGTTTCGGGCTTATTatgtctttgatgtggatgtgaTGATTACATTCGAGCGCTGATTCGTTGTAGCCGTTGAGGGTTGCAGTCGTACGGTGTACTGAAGTGCGGATTACACCTCTTGCTGTCTCTAGGCACAGTTCGCCTGAAATTGTCCACCCTAGGTCGGTGCGTTGAGCCCAAGGCGAATTTACAGGTCCGTTTCTTGTTTCTCTGACTTTCAGTGGTTCTGGGCagtttctgccgatgaggagATGAATTCCGACGTTCTTTTTGGTTCTGGAATGTAATCGATGATGGGCTTCAGATGTTTGAAGGCCTTGCAGATGTCTGGTGTGGGTATTTCGTTCTTGTCGCTCGGTATGTTGTCGTTTTCTAGCAGGACAGGAAGAGAGAATTTCTTCTTTCCATCATGTGATTCTATGATGACGCGGTTGCTACGTCGTCCCTTTCTGAGTTCTCCTTTGCCGCTGCATGTTGACAGTTCGTATTCAAGGTCTGGGCCGTGTATCTTCAGTGCGTCGAAGAGGTGGCTGTCACCCATACAGGCGTTGGACTGGTCGTCTAGGACTACTAAGTTTTCTATGTAGTCTGCTGGTCGGTCTTGTGTATACACCTTTGCGAGGACTTCCCACACCGGCTGGGCATTTCGTGAGTCTGGTACATTTTGTTGTAGCTTCTTGGGTTTCCTTTTCTTTATCTTCTGGTTTAGCTTCGGTTGTTTTCTGCTTAGACCTGTCACCGGGTGTAGCGTGGAGACAGGTGATGTGTTTCTTGCTCTTGCATATGGCGCACTCGATGGTCGATGTGCAGTCTTTGGCGAGATGTTTCTTAGTGCATTTAAAGCATAAGCCTTTCTTCTTACACAGTTCAATTCTGTCAGCAACTGGTTGCTTTGCAAATGCTTTGCAATCTTTCAGGTCATGTCCTGTAGCCTCGTGAagagacattgtttttcttcatttgatgATTTCGTTGCGTGTACACGCGCTCTAGTCTTCGTTTGTTGACTGGATTTTGACTTACTTGTTCCAGGGTGTGTGTCGTCTGGTCTTGGAATATCAGGATCGCATGCTGCTTTCGCTGTGTCTTTCAGGAAGTCTTTGAAGAACTTGAATGGAGGAAATGTTTTGTGGCGTCGTTTGTATGATCCACGTTATCTCTCCACTTGTTGAGGACGAATCTTGGTAACTTCTCCATGACGGGCTTGAGTCCCTGTGGTGTATTGAGGGACGAAAGGTCAGGAAGTTTTCTTATGTGTGCCTCTGTGTTAGAGCACAAGTCTGATAGTTCGAGTAGCTTTTTGCTTTCGTCTGGTTTAACTTTCGGGAAGGACTTCAGTCTTTCCAGGATTACTGCGGTGATGACTGCAGGGTTGCCAAATCTGTCTTCTAGTTCTATCCAAGCCTCTCTGTATGACTCGTCTGGGTCGTCTACGTAACGTTGTAGATGGTCTTCGACGATTTTCTGCGGATCTCCCTGCGTGTATTTATGGAGGAAGTCAAGTTTCTCAGATGTCTGTATGCAGGCCGTTGTTACAGTGGCCTCGAATGATCTTTTCCATGACATGTACATGGTTGGGTCGCCTCCAAATGTTATTGGTTGTTGTAGTGGTAAACGTTGACGGGCCATCATTTGGGCTATCTCCGTCAGAGGTTGTATGTTGTTGTTATTCTGGCTTGTTGTAGGTGTCTGTTGATTTGAAGTAGGTGTGACTGTCTCACCTGATTCTGTTGGTGTTCCCTGTCCTGGTTGTATCAGTAGAGGGGATGATTCTAAGTCTTTGTTTTGTGCTTTGGGTACGAACTCGGTAAAGTTCAGTGTTGGTAATGGATCATGCTTCATTTctcttttcattgcaatgtatcGTGATACATGGTCGTTCGATGACTGGTCTGGTGTAGTAAGTGTCTGTACTGGTAAGGAATTTTCTTCCGCTACTTGCTGGAGGGTTTCTGCATCTATCCTTGCCTTTTCTGCTTTCATTTCAGCTTCGATAACTTTGATCTTAGCTTGATGATGGGCTATTGTCTTCATATACTCTGCCTCTCTTGCTGCAGAGCGTGCCTTGCCTTGTGCCTTTAATGCGTTTGTTctggatgatgttgatgatctgGTTCTGTGTGAACTACGTAAGCTGCCTTGTGTAGATCCTCGTTCGGATGGTGATTTGaagttgagggcgctgttttcagCTCTCCTTGTCTTTGCATCGTTAATGTATTCATTTGCTTGTTCAATGTTCCTATTGAAGCTTATTTCCGTTAATTCTGCATGCTCCTTACCTTCTGGAGTCTTGTCTTGTTGATAAAGTCTCTGAAGTTTGTTCCAAGTTTGTTCGTATTCCTTGGAAAGTGTCTCTGCTGTATCAATTTTGCGTTCTGTTGGATCCTGCATCCCCCTGAGGTCGATGAGAACTCCCCTTGTTTGGTTCCAAATGCTTGACAGGGCCTTTTCAGTGTTCAAGGTAGCATAGAGCAGTCCTCTTTCGTTTTTACTACTGTcctgtagagggcgcccttcagcACGGGCAGTAGATCCACCTTCAGCAGTCCCACTGGGAACCGCCCCTtcctttgtttgttctgtggtaTTTTCTGCCTTAGAAATATCTCCTTGATCTTCATTTTGAGATTCTGTGTGAGCTGGTTGTTCAGCTCCTTCTACTTTATTTTCATCCATTATAGTTTCTTTGAGTCAGTTGTAGTTGGCTGTATATGTGCATACAGTTGGCCTACCTTGCATAGCCTATATGCCAGTGTCCGCTGTGCACTCGAGCCAGTGTCTTGTCCAATGGTTCACTggttttcagcaatttttcacTTGCGACGATTTTTCACTGTGGcggagtccagttacttttgtatccgctaagtgccaaccactccaagaaataaccaccctcagttgctttagtttaggataggtttattcaagaagcggtgaaaactgggtaaataaagagattaaaatacaaggtcattcattgtctacatCGGAGAGTCGAGGCAAATCAAGTCCAAAGTAAACGGAataaaagaactaaattctactaaaatatctaagcactgcattcaaaatggtcttctaaataattggaaagtcataaaaggaaatcaacttacatcgttgcgcctacagtcctacttttggctggagtgttagtgagatccacgtggcatgtctacttgctttaagaCAGTGGAAGAAAAACGTGTCTGCGTAgatgtaatttaatctttaaccttttaattgttttaccaagaagtttcttgacctttgtgtcagagggccttaagaaagatagagggcgatcttctgaaaatctagaaagggtcatgaagggtcaattCATCACATAGTATGATATTTCTCTCATCAGGATAAACTAACTCCAACATTTTAATGCATGTTTTAGAATTGAAAAGCGTGGTGAAGATTTAAACGTTTGCGATATTGGCATCGTGCATTCCATGGGACAAAGGAAGAGTCTGTACTTCCAATACTGCAAACCGGTTCTTTACTTCTACCAGGTTGTCTATGAACTCATTTAATTATGTTGATATCTTATTTCGTTCAGTTGAACAAATGGTGGTAAAGTTCTTTTCTCGACTAGGTAGAACACGTttggaactaattgggataattagatgatgaagtaatgtcaattaatctaaaaatgtaacctcatctgcttttctttttacgttacacacttgtttttataagtaatttataatattgcaacattaaactatagggcacctaacgtTTTAGCTTTTGTATTATTCCACCGGCCCTTCAGGCAATGATTGCTGTCTGTCTTGCCGCATATATGCATTTTAATTGCGGCGGATATTTACCAGCCTATATATTTGCCTAGATGTGTACTTCTGTTATTCATACTCCCCCAACCTCCCCCACATCTGGACCTGCACGTAGGATTCTGAAAACgggtaatgttttttttttaattgaggACTGATTCACAACACTTACTTATTTTCCCCGAGATAGATTGCctcaatacatgtatattgtttaTCGATTTTGTGATTGTTTCCTGTCATGTACTGTGTAAGAAAACGTGTTAGTAAAGAATGCAGAGAATACGTGGTCCAAgatgttcaaaatacattacACGAGCATGTTCTACACGACAGACTTAGGAAAGTTCGTACTTTCGATTTACATGTGACGTGGCAATGGGCGGCAATAAGCTTCGCGAATGTGAAGATCATCTCGATGAAAATAATACAATCGGTCATAACACAAAGCAAGTTTTCGTGACACCGAGCATCATATATGCTGCCTTAGAAACCTATGCTTCCCCAAGCATGTGAGTACAAAAGATTTGAAGACACAACTCTGTCAGTAGACGCACTTTCAGTTTAGTTATGACGATTCTCATACTGGCCAAAACGGCCCATAATTATACGTAAAACACATCCGATATTGACGTAATTGTTTTTCCGTTGACCCTTTCTTCTTTCCGCAGATGAAAACTCGTTTTCAAAATCCATTTTATCATTCATGGATTATCTTCATATACGAACCCTTTATATAATGGTTCAAAAATTTGCTGATTAAGAAGAACAACGCTGTCCAATGATGATGTTCATATACTGTAGgccatatcaaaatttcaatatcaattGCATAATTCTAATTTTTATCAAGTCAGCTGGTTGGGCTCAACAAACAGGATCATTTAGCCAACTGGGTCCAAAGGACATAATAATTTTTCAGTCTGGTTTATATAAACATCTCAGCCAATGTCACACCATAGCAACCAAATCGAACATTTTCGCCATACTATATGTTGATATGACTTCGCGACTCTTTGAAAACTCGGTCACAGACGAAAATAAAAGCACGTGTTATTCTGATATGGGCAATAAGATCAGGTTGACATACGATGTATGAGTTTGTACTACTTCCTATTTTCGTCCGTTGAAAGGTGAAATTTGTTTAAGGTTCAAGGCAAAGCATTTAGCCCTTTAAAACAACACTGCAAGCAACTAAACACACAAGAGTATTTATAATGTCTTTAGATATTTTAATATGATGCAATAATATTCAGACTGGTTATTGATCCTCGGTCTAACAACTTTAAACtgcttttttgtaaatttgtaaatcgcCATTAATTATTCCAACAGATTTCGAGATGAAGGGAGGGCGTACAATGCGCAGGTTGTGTTTCAAGTTTACATCCAACCCGGAAGTTACGAAAAAAGGCCGGAAACTCTTAAGTTGAAAACTCAACTTGATCCTCAATTCAGCAATGAACGGATTGAGTGGTCCACTAATCGACGCGGTAGCACCATATTGGTTGGTTTActggtaaaattgaaaaagaacaagAAGGAAAAAGAGAAGAAGAGGAGTTTTGACTCTGAGAAATAAAAcgctgaacaaagaaaacaaacaatatgATACATTGTGGTCTTCCTTTATTAAGTTAGCTTAATTTGTATGCCGTGCCATAATTAGTAGTAGATCTCTAAGAGGCAATTACCATGAATATTATAACGTAGATGTTGAGACTTATCATTATGGATATTTCACTAAAAGTTCGTCTGACTCtgcttttaagtttcaaatattactctatcataaatcatttataaattcatttaatattagtgtggtgtaaactaaaacaGTATTAACGAGTTTTTTGATGCCGCCGTCTGTTTTCTTTAGCATTAAAAGAGGAAACACATTTTCCGAAAGCACAATTTATGACAGTATGCAAGATGAAATATACGTCGTATACTACAATCTAATCCCGCACTCAGAAAGCAGTCTACCAAGAAACGTTTGTTTAGaattataaattttatttatacTACTGCTGCTTACAATCAGTATTGCTGCTCGTTTTACGTAATGGTGACATAGACGTTTAGGCTAGTTCTCATTTTTCTAGTGACTTTTTCATGCTAAATTTTAAACTTAGTTCTCTGCTATGTTACTTGTTCGCATGTGAACTTATCAGTTTACCAAATGTAGTATTGTAAcggagtccagttacttttgtatccgctTAAGTGCCAACCACTCCTATACAATGCAGGATCGGGGCACAATTTTGTTTTCGCGGACGTCTCCGCTACGTATTGATCGGTATCGGGGGTAGCGGAAaccaaataatcttgaaataaatagatTTCAAGCCGTAATGTATTAGTGCGCTGGTACAAGTTTTAACGATTGTATTATGTAATAGAAAAGCCGAACTTTTTCTCAATCTTACACTTGACATTATGGAAAGCCGGAACTTTTTTATAAATGAGTACCTACTTTCAAATTGTCTATAAAA
This DNA window, taken from Ptychodera flava strain L36383 chromosome 4, AS_Pfla_20210202, whole genome shotgun sequence, encodes the following:
- the LOC139132323 gene encoding uncharacterized protein, with the protein product MDENKVEGAEQPAHTESQNEDQGDISKAENTTEQTKEGAVPSGTAEGGSTARAEGRPLQDSSKNERGLLYATLNTEKALSSIWNQTRGVLIDLRGMQDPTERKIDTAETLSKEYEQTWNKLQRLYQQDKTPEGKEHAELTEISFNRNIEQANEYINDAKTRRAENSALNFKSPSERGSTQGSLRSSHRTRSSTSSRTNALKAQGKARSAAREAEYMKTIAHHQAKIKVIEAEMKAEKARIDAETLQQVAEENSLPVQTLTTPDQSSNDHVSRYIAMKREMKHDPLPTLNFTEFVPKAQNKDLESSPLLIQPGQGTPTESGETVTPTSNQQTPTTSQNNNNIQPLTEIAQMMARQRLPLQQPITFGGDPTMYMSWKRSFEATVTTACIQTSEKLDFLHKYTQGDPQKIVEDHLQRYVDDPDESYREAWIELEDRFGNPAVITAVILERLKSFPKVKPDESKKLLELSDLCSNTEAHIRKLPDLSSLNTPQGLKPVMEKLPRFVLNKWRDNVDHTNDATKHFLHSSSSKTS